The genomic DNA TAAATCTACTTGAGATTGAATATTAAATATAGGATGAGGTGTAGAGAAATCGTCTATAAATGATATATTTTGATTTGTATCTTGAATATTATTATTTTCAAAAATAGTTACATATAATTCTCCCACATCATCAACTTGATGAATCACAAAATCAGCAGGATAGTTAATGAATATATCTCTAGCTCTTTTACCAGGCAAATGTTTAGAGACAATGTGACTAATATTTAATTGATATTTATCTTTATATATCTGAGAAAGTTGAGATAGTTTAATCCAAAAACTTTTACTTAGCTTTTGCTCTTCTCTAATAATTGTTTTTAGTTGCAGAATAAATTGTTCAAGGGATGGTATCTCTGGTAATGGTTTAACATTATAAATAGTTGTTTCAGCGGTGGTATTATTGAAGATATTGATATTTTCTCCATGCTGACTAACTTGATAAACAATTAAACCATGTTGCTGTAAATTGTTGCACAAATTCGTCATTACTTTATCTGAAGAACAAACAAAAACCGCTTTAGCATGAGGATAAAGTTCATGAATTGATGCTCCAAAAGCGATCATTTTCCCATCTGCATTATCTCTACCTGCGGGTACATGAATTAAATCATAACCACGTTCATGTAATTCTACGTCTAATTTACCCCGATTACCCCAATTAGCAAAGGCAATTTTTACTTGAATAGGGAAATTGCAGACAGTAGCTAAAAATTTTTCTGTGTTTGTATTGATTTGCAAATTTTCAGCATCTAAAAGTAAAACAGCAATTCCCAAAGATAATACAGGAAGTGTTAAATCATTAGAAATAAAACCATTATTTGCATAGTTAACATTAGCTGGGTTTTGATTGCGAATTTCAGTAACTAATTCTGTTATATTTGGCAAATTTGCAGCTTCGTTCACCAGAATTGCTGTGAGAGATACCCGGACTTTTTTAATCAGTTCTTCCCAGTTTTGACTTGCACTAAGTAATTCAATGAACTTATTAATTAAAGCTAGTTGATTAGATTGATTTTCCCATTTAACCTTTCTGTACTTTTCCAGTAATAATTCCGGTTGTTGATGGTAAATAGTGACAATAGCTTGACAAAGTTGCACGGCTATTTTATTCAACAACTCAGAATCATGGATTGCCAGCGATCGCTCATTATTTGACATAAATTATACAGCAATTTTCAGCATATTAGTGGATAATATTGAAATTAGCCGCCAATATTTTAATTTATAACTAATTTATACCAATTTTTGGTGTTATATCTGAGAATATTTCCGTACTTGATATTCACTCACCGCTAACATTTGATATTCAAAACCCAGAGAGTTGTCAAATTCTTGGGAAACCGCATTTATTTTCTCTTCAGGTATAGCTTTCCACAGTTCCCGATTTTGCCAACGTACCACAATCAGCACTTCTGTAAAATCATCAGGATTAATCCAAACTTCCTTACCTAAAAATCCTGGATACTTAGATAACGCAGAACTCCAGATTTCCTCATCCTTTTGGATAAATGTTTCCCGTAGTTCTCCAGGAACTTTAAACTTCAACAACTCAATTACCATATTTTTTCACTCTCAATCTACAAAAACCACCACAGCATTGATGACAAAGTAAAAATCTGCACCTTTTGCAACCTTACTTAGAAAAAAGATACCATCATAGGAGTTCAGCATTGCTAAAAACCCACATAATGTTATGCTGACAATTATAAAATTGCCAAAATCAAGGAAACTAAATACAAGTAATAGTTGACACCAAGATTGATTTGGCCATGAATCCAGGAACAATGACGACAATAGCAGGTATCTACGAAGTTTGTATTGGCGTTCCAGAGCCGATTTCAGCAATTCAATATTGGCAACAGTTTGGTTATCGAATTGGGGAAGTCGGAGAATTATCAGCAGATACAGCGTATCAATTATATGCGGTCAACTCTCCCCTAAAAGCAGTTCGTCTTTATCACCAAGACGCAGATCATGGTTTAATCAGATTGATGACTTGGGAAGAACCCATAAATCAAGGTTTAGGCATTAGTTCCATGAAAGTGAAAGGAAATCGCTGGACTACAGCTTTAACTGATAACTTATTAGGAATTTTAAACCATGCAGACAACGCCAAAGCCATCGGTAAAACTATTAGATACAGTTACCCTTACTGGGAAGTAATTTATCAAAAAGATAGAAAAAGCCGTCCTTTCGTTGAACCAGCGGTGGGAGTGAGAGAAATGCTACTACTGCAACCCCTCAGTAGACAAGTATTATTTCAACGCTTTGGTTATGTCATGTCCCACTACGGGAAAATTAACCACGATGCAGCATTTAGTACCAGTCAGTTCACCCATTTAGGGTTAGTAGTCCAAGACGACAGCAAACAAACCCTGAAATTTTATGAAGATGTTTTAGGTTTATTGCGGACACGGGATGATGTAGAAACTAGCTATGAGTCTTCCTTAGCAGGAAGAGATTTATTTGATCTCCAACCAGGGGAAAAGTTTATAGTTACAGCTTTTGATGATCCTCGTTCTTCCCAGACTGATGCGATGGCCGCAAGGAGTGGTAGGCTTTATATAGTCAGGTTTCCAGAAAATATCCGTCTAGAATCTCATTACACATTAGCTCAACCAGGAAGTTTGGGAATGTCCCTTTACACTTACCAGGTGCAAGGAATAGAAGATTATTTTGATCGGGTACAATCTAGTCATGCTCAGAAATTTACTAACATCATGAGTAACGAATTTGGAGAAATGAGTTTTTCCTTTGTTGCACCAGATGGTTATTTCTGGACTTTGGTAGAAAAAAAATAGTTTAATTATTTATGAGGTTATATTATGGTAGCTCACATCCAAGAAGTTGATGCCCAACAATGGGTAAAAACCCGTTCCTCTTTAGATCCGAATGAATCTAATTTTTTAGTTTGGACAGGTAAAATTTATAGTTTTGTCCCTGGAGAAAAGCGGCAATTATTATTTAAAATAATGGGTATGAGCGTCAGTCGCTGTATTCCCACAGCAGAAGGACGTTGGGATTTTACTTCTAGGGAATTGACCTATTATTTAAACCCGGAAAATGATGAAATTGTGCGGAAATGGGAAAACCCTTGGACTGGGGAAACTGTACCTGTGATGCACGTTGCCAATAGTCCCGTACAAGGTAAATTTAAGGGTAAATTACCTGTCCAAGTAGAGGGAGAAAATACTTCTTTTGTCTTTGATTTATTTCCCTATTATCCGAATCCTTTAGCCGAAGATCCACAATTTGCCCCTTATTGTCCATCTCCAACTTATCAAGCTGCGGAATTATTTAAAATTACTGTCCCCAGTGCAGATTTACTCAATTCAGAACTTAATTCTGTCACAGAACTAAAATTATGTTGGGATAGAATTGGTCAATGGTTGCCGTGGATGAAAATGGGTGAACAACCAGGACAAATGATATATAGTGCTATTGGTAGTAAGGTGGGTGGTTTTACGGAATTACCCCCATTATTACAAGCGGAAATTAATAATCGAGTTCCTTTATATAAGCAAGCACCAAAAGCTTTTCTGGAAGGGGAAGATATGACTTCTTGGTTGTATTTTCAAAATAATTTTTCTGCTTATTTAGCTGGAGAAACTTTTCCTTTACCAGCAGCGGAAGAGGTTTGATTTTTTTACAGCACTTTCCGCTATTATGCAGATTTATGTGGAAAAAACTCTCCTGCCATAGCTGAAGCTTGCCAGGAGAGCATTAAATATCCCCAAGGATGGATACTCTTAACGACTTCCTAATGCGGTACAGCTAACTTTTCATCTCTCACCGTATCCTGAACATTATCTTCCACAATCTTACGAAATACATCCCCTTCAATGGTTTCCTGTTCTGTTAATAAATCAACTAAATTTTCCATCACAATGCGATTTTCTTGGAGAATTTCCTTACATTTGATGTAACAATTACCAACAATCTCCCTCACTTGAGCATCAATTTTAGCAGCGATTTCTTCCGAATATTCTGATTTTTGGCCCCAGTCACGCCCTAAAAATACTTCCGGACTTTGACTTTCTAAGGACAATGGACCTAAATCAGACATCCCAAATCGGGTTACCATTTGTCTGGCCATGTTTGTCACCTGTTGCAAGTCATTTCCTGCACCTGTGGTAACTTCTGGCTTCCCAAAGACTATTTCCTCGGCAGCACGACCGCCTAAAGCTGCCATAATCCTAGCTATAATCTGAGAACGGGAAATTAAACCTTGTTCTTCATTGGGTGTAAACCAAGTTAAACCTAATGCTTGTCCTCTGGGAATTAGAGTAACTTTTTGTACCGGATCATGGTCTTTAACTAAAGTACCAACTAAGGCGTGTCCCACTTCATGGTAAGCAATTAGGCGTTTATTTTTACTGTCTACCAAAGGTGTACCTTCCATCCCTGCAACTACTCTATCTACCGCATCATCAATTTCTAGGATAGTAATTGCTTCTTTACGTCTTCTAGCGGTGAGAATTGCCGCTTCATTTAAGAGGTTGGCTAAATCTGCACCGGTAAAACCTGGAGTTCTTCTGGCGATCGCATCTAAGGATACACTAGGATCTAATTTCTTATTCCGTGCGTGAACCTGTAATATCTCCAAACGTCCTTTTAAATCTGGCGCATCTACAATTACTTGTCTATCAAAACGACCAGGACGTAATAATGCAGAATCTAAAACATCAGGACGGTTGGTAGCAGCAATAATAATAATGCCTGTATTCCCTTCAAAACCATCCATTTCTGTTAATAGTTGGTTTAAGGTTTGCTCTCTTTCGTCATTACCTCCACCAATACCTACTCCCCTTTGTCTCCCCACGGCATCAATTTCATCAATAAAAATGATACAAGGGGCGTTATCTTTGGCTTTTTTAAACAAGTCACGGACACGGGAAGCACCCACACCCACAAACATCTCTACAAATTCTGAACCGGAAATACTAAAGAATGGTACACCAGCTTCTCCAGAAATAGCCTTTGCTAATAGGGTTTTACCAGTTCCAGGAGAACCAATTAACAGTACACCTTTAGGTATTTTTGCCCCTACTGCTGTAAATTTTTCTGGTTGTTTGAGGAAAGTGACAACTTCTTCTAATTCTTCCTTAGCTTCTTGAATTCCTGCCACATCATCAAATTTTACTCCGGTTTTTGCTTCCATCTGAAACCGAGCGCGA from Okeanomitos corallinicola TIOX110 includes the following:
- a CDS encoding NYN domain-containing protein, encoding MSNNERSLAIHDSELLNKIAVQLCQAIVTIYHQQPELLLEKYRKVKWENQSNQLALINKFIELLSASQNWEELIKKVRVSLTAILVNEAANLPNITELVTEIRNQNPANVNYANNGFISNDLTLPVLSLGIAVLLLDAENLQINTNTEKFLATVCNFPIQVKIAFANWGNRGKLDVELHERGYDLIHVPAGRDNADGKMIAFGASIHELYPHAKAVFVCSSDKVMTNLCNNLQQHGLIVYQVSQHGENINIFNNTTAETTIYNVKPLPEIPSLEQFILQLKTIIREEQKLSKSFWIKLSQLSQIYKDKYQLNISHIVSKHLPGKRARDIFINYPADFVIHQVDDVGELYVTIFENNNIQDTNQNISFIDDFSTPHPIFNIQSQVDLEQAIKNIFIELSQTSNNESFDISVLASKFKQKYGRSITEQMKGLKITGNFVKFLQSCNYFQVQLTDNKWEVSKFNSGFDSGLKSSVISSEISSATDLEQALKMIILALTENNQNSYVDASVLGVKFHHKYGKPITRQLKDIQINSSFIKFLQSCNSFQIHKNGNKYKVLLS
- a CDS encoding TIGR03792 family protein, with amino-acid sequence MVIELLKFKVPGELRETFIQKDEEIWSSALSKYPGFLGKEVWINPDDFTEVLIVVRWQNRELWKAIPEEKINAVSQEFDNSLGFEYQMLAVSEYQVRKYSQI
- a CDS encoding VOC family protein; this encodes MNPGTMTTIAGIYEVCIGVPEPISAIQYWQQFGYRIGEVGELSADTAYQLYAVNSPLKAVRLYHQDADHGLIRLMTWEEPINQGLGISSMKVKGNRWTTALTDNLLGILNHADNAKAIGKTIRYSYPYWEVIYQKDRKSRPFVEPAVGVREMLLLQPLSRQVLFQRFGYVMSHYGKINHDAAFSTSQFTHLGLVVQDDSKQTLKFYEDVLGLLRTRDDVETSYESSLAGRDLFDLQPGEKFIVTAFDDPRSSQTDAMAARSGRLYIVRFPENIRLESHYTLAQPGSLGMSLYTYQVQGIEDYFDRVQSSHAQKFTNIMSNEFGEMSFSFVAPDGYFWTLVEKK
- a CDS encoding DUF1838 domain-containing protein yields the protein MVAHIQEVDAQQWVKTRSSLDPNESNFLVWTGKIYSFVPGEKRQLLFKIMGMSVSRCIPTAEGRWDFTSRELTYYLNPENDEIVRKWENPWTGETVPVMHVANSPVQGKFKGKLPVQVEGENTSFVFDLFPYYPNPLAEDPQFAPYCPSPTYQAAELFKITVPSADLLNSELNSVTELKLCWDRIGQWLPWMKMGEQPGQMIYSAIGSKVGGFTELPPLLQAEINNRVPLYKQAPKAFLEGEDMTSWLYFQNNFSAYLAGETFPLPAAEEV
- the ftsH gene encoding ATP-dependent zinc metalloprotease FtsH: MTNVAKKTLKKQHSTKRVSWVGALAASMIMLPGILVGSPVLAQKAETKSLSYGELLQKTEQGEVRKVDIDDGEQIAKVYLVDQKPDEKPIVVRLLDQNAELINKLKEKNVEFGRVSSAESKVAMGILLNLVWILPLVALMLLLLRRSANASNQAMNFGKSRARFQMEAKTGVKFDDVAGIQEAKEELEEVVTFLKQPEKFTAVGAKIPKGVLLIGSPGTGKTLLAKAISGEAGVPFFSISGSEFVEMFVGVGASRVRDLFKKAKDNAPCIIFIDEIDAVGRQRGVGIGGGNDEREQTLNQLLTEMDGFEGNTGIIIIAATNRPDVLDSALLRPGRFDRQVIVDAPDLKGRLEILQVHARNKKLDPSVSLDAIARRTPGFTGADLANLLNEAAILTARRRKEAITILEIDDAVDRVVAGMEGTPLVDSKNKRLIAYHEVGHALVGTLVKDHDPVQKVTLIPRGQALGLTWFTPNEEQGLISRSQIIARIMAALGGRAAEEIVFGKPEVTTGAGNDLQQVTNMARQMVTRFGMSDLGPLSLESQSPEVFLGRDWGQKSEYSEEIAAKIDAQVREIVGNCYIKCKEILQENRIVMENLVDLLTEQETIEGDVFRKIVEDNVQDTVRDEKLAVPH